Proteins from a genomic interval of Sphingobacterium sp. SYP-B4668:
- the tuf gene encoding elongation factor Tu, with the protein MAKEKFDRSKPHLNIGTIGHVDHGKTTTTAAITKVLADAGFSEVRSFDSIDSAPEEKERGITINTSHVEYQTQNRHYAHVDCPGHADYVKNMVTGAAQMDGAIIVVAATDGPMPQTREHILLARQVGVPALVVFLNKVDLVDDPELLELVEMEVRELLSFYEYPGDDIPVIQGSALGALNGEEKWVKALLDLMEAVDNYIPIPPRLTELPFLMPVEDVFSITGRGTVATGRIERGVINSGDPVEILGMGAENLKSTVTGVEMFRKILDYGEAGDNVGLLLRGIEKTDIRRGMVICKPGSVTPHDYFQAEVYVLSKAEGGRHTPFFNKYRPQFYFRTTDVTGEISLAEGTEMVMPGDNVTITVKLINPIAMEKGLRFAIREGGRTVGAGQVTEIL; encoded by the coding sequence ATGGCAAAAGAGAAATTTGACCGCAGTAAGCCACACTTAAACATTGGTACAATCGGTCACGTTGACCACGGTAAAACTACAACAACTGCAGCTATCACTAAGGTATTGGCTGATGCAGGTTTTTCAGAGGTTCGTTCATTTGATTCAATTGACTCTGCTCCTGAAGAAAAAGAACGTGGTATCACTATTAATACTTCACACGTAGAATACCAAACGCAAAATCGTCACTATGCACACGTTGACTGTCCAGGTCACGCCGATTACGTTAAAAACATGGTAACTGGTGCTGCTCAAATGGATGGTGCTATCATCGTTGTTGCTGCAACGGACGGTCCTATGCCTCAAACTCGTGAGCACATTCTATTGGCTCGTCAGGTTGGTGTTCCTGCGTTAGTAGTATTCTTGAACAAAGTTGACTTAGTTGACGATCCGGAATTATTAGAACTTGTAGAAATGGAAGTTCGTGAATTGTTGTCATTCTACGAATATCCAGGTGATGATATCCCTGTAATCCAAGGTTCTGCTTTAGGAGCTTTGAACGGAGAAGAGAAATGGGTTAAAGCTTTATTAGATTTAATGGAAGCTGTTGATAACTACATTCCGATTCCTCCACGTTTGACTGAACTTCCTTTCTTAATGCCAGTTGAGGACGTGTTCTCGATCACAGGTCGTGGTACAGTTGCTACAGGTCGTATCGAAAGAGGTGTCATCAACTCTGGAGATCCAGTTGAGATCTTAGGTATGGGCGCTGAAAACTTGAAATCTACAGTAACAGGTGTTGAGATGTTCCGTAAAATCCTAGATTACGGTGAGGCTGGTGATAACGTAGGTCTATTGTTACGTGGTATTGAGAAAACTGATATCCGTCGTGGTATGGTTATCTGTAAACCAGGTTCAGTAACTCCTCACGATTATTTCCAAGCAGAGGTTTACGTGTTGTCTAAAGCTGAAGGTGGACGTCACACTCCATTCTTTAACAAGTACCGTCCTCAATTCTATTTCCGTACAACAGACGTTACAGGAGAAATCTCTTTAGCTGAAGGTACTGAAATGGTTATGCCAGGTGATAACGTTACGATCACTGTTAAATTGATCAACCCTATCGCAATGGAAAAAGGTCTACGTTTCGCAATCCGTGAGGGTGGTAGAACAGTAGGTGCTGGTCAGGTAACTGAAATCTTGTAA
- a CDS encoding epoxyqueuosine reductase QueH: MEGKEIIREKLDLPNEGKKLLLHSCCAPCAGEVMEALIASDIDFTIYFYNPNIHPRKEYDLRKEENIRFAEKHNIPFIDADYDADHWFELAKGMEHEPEKGIRCTMCFDMRFEKTAEYAAANGFDVISSSLGISRWKNMEQINDCGLRAAARHEGMEYWTFNWRKKGGSARMLEISKKEKFYMQEYCGCAYSLRDTNHWRLKNNRERIELGKNYYE; encoded by the coding sequence ATGGAAGGCAAAGAAATTATTCGCGAAAAACTCGATTTACCTAACGAAGGCAAGAAATTACTCTTACATTCTTGCTGCGCCCCGTGCGCAGGAGAGGTAATGGAAGCATTGATAGCTTCGGATATTGATTTCACCATTTACTTCTATAATCCCAACATTCACCCCCGAAAAGAATACGACCTTCGTAAGGAAGAAAATATTCGATTCGCCGAAAAGCACAATATTCCTTTTATAGATGCCGACTACGATGCGGACCACTGGTTTGAGTTGGCCAAAGGGATGGAACACGAGCCCGAGAAGGGAATTCGGTGTACGATGTGTTTCGATATGCGTTTTGAGAAAACGGCCGAGTATGCTGCAGCCAACGGCTTCGATGTGATATCCAGCTCATTGGGCATATCGCGGTGGAAGAACATGGAGCAAATCAATGACTGTGGGCTAAGAGCTGCAGCACGTCACGAAGGTATGGAATACTGGACATTCAATTGGCGCAAAAAAGGTGGTTCTGCACGCATGTTGGAAATCTCCAAAAAAGAAAAATTCTACATGCAGGAATATTGCGGATGTGCCTATTCACTACGTGATACCAATCACTGGCGCCTGAAAAACAATCGTGAAAGAATAGAATTAGGTAAAAATTATTACGAATAG
- the rplA gene encoding 50S ribosomal protein L1 produces the protein MARLTKNQKAALSKIEAGKAYSLKEASALVKEISLAKFDASVDIDVRLGVDPRKANQMVRGIATLPHGTGKTVRVLVLCTPDKEEEAKAAGADYVGLDDYISKIEGGWTDVDIIITMPSVMAKVGKLGRILGPRNLMPNPKTGTVTTEVGKAVTDVKGGKIDFKVDKTGIIHTSIGKASFEADKIYDNALEVLQTISRLKPSAAKGTYFKSIHISSTMSPSIHIETKSVAGI, from the coding sequence GTGGCTAGATTAACAAAAAATCAAAAAGCGGCACTATCCAAAATTGAAGCTGGTAAAGCGTATTCTTTGAAAGAAGCTTCTGCTTTAGTAAAAGAGATATCATTGGCCAAATTCGATGCTTCTGTGGATATCGACGTTCGTTTAGGCGTAGATCCCCGTAAAGCAAATCAGATGGTTCGTGGTATTGCAACTTTACCTCACGGAACTGGTAAAACTGTACGCGTTTTAGTTTTATGTACTCCTGATAAGGAAGAAGAAGCTAAGGCTGCAGGTGCCGATTACGTAGGTTTAGATGACTATATCAGCAAGATCGAAGGCGGTTGGACTGACGTTGACATCATTATTACAATGCCTAGTGTTATGGCGAAAGTAGGTAAATTGGGCCGTATTTTAGGTCCAAGAAACTTAATGCCTAACCCTAAGACTGGTACAGTAACTACTGAAGTAGGTAAAGCTGTAACGGACGTTAAAGGTGGTAAGATTGATTTTAAAGTCGATAAAACAGGTATCATCCATACTTCGATTGGTAAAGCGTCGTTCGAGGCAGATAAAATTTATGATAACGCATTAGAGGTATTGCAAACTATCTCGCGTTTGAAACCATCTGCCGCTAAAGGAACATACTTTAAGAGCATTCACATTTCATCAACTATGAGTCCTAGTATTCATATTGAGACTAAATCAGTAGCAGGAATTTAA
- a CDS encoding transglutaminase-like domain-containing protein, with translation MNDNELKALISLLDDPDMIIFKEVEQKLITCGPEVIPSLEASWESSFDVLMQTRIENIIHSIQFDQIKNELQVWKMSNSFDLLNGLLIINRYQYPAMDVDNIMFQFAEMKREVWYELIYDMSPYEKVKLLNHVFFQDFGLSGNTTSYHDPQNSYLNKVLESKKGNPITLACIYCIVAQRLDIPIYGVNLPKHFVLAYMGDDELNEKPLFYINVFNKGQIMKMEDILSFLKQLNLSPANEYILPCDNVSIIKRVLRNLVASYDQLDSREKKEEIQILLDLMEMP, from the coding sequence ATGAACGATAATGAATTAAAAGCTTTAATATCATTGTTGGATGACCCGGACATGATTATTTTCAAAGAGGTAGAGCAGAAGCTCATCACCTGTGGCCCAGAAGTCATTCCTTCCCTAGAAGCATCTTGGGAAAGCTCCTTTGATGTACTTATGCAAACAAGGATCGAAAACATTATACATAGCATACAATTCGATCAAATCAAAAATGAACTCCAAGTCTGGAAGATGAGTAATTCTTTTGACCTGCTCAATGGACTGCTTATCATCAATAGATACCAATACCCAGCAATGGATGTCGACAATATCATGTTTCAATTCGCGGAGATGAAGAGAGAAGTATGGTATGAATTGATTTATGATATGAGCCCTTATGAAAAAGTAAAATTGCTCAATCACGTCTTTTTTCAGGATTTTGGTCTGTCAGGGAATACAACTAGCTACCACGACCCTCAGAATTCCTATCTCAACAAGGTATTAGAGAGCAAAAAAGGAAACCCCATTACACTGGCATGTATCTACTGTATTGTAGCCCAACGCTTAGACATTCCCATTTATGGTGTCAATCTACCCAAACATTTTGTCCTCGCCTACATGGGTGATGACGAGTTGAATGAAAAACCATTGTTCTACATCAATGTGTTCAATAAAGGGCAAATTATGAAAATGGAAGACATCCTTTCTTTTTTGAAGCAGCTCAACCTGTCTCCAGCCAATGAATACATCCTTCCTTGTGACAATGTATCCATCATCAAAAGAGTACTACGGAATCTCGTTGCCTCTTACGACCAGCTAGATAGTCGAGAAAAAAAAGAAGAAATTCAGATTTTGCTGGACCTCATGGAGATGCCTTAA
- a CDS encoding ABC transporter permease, translated as MIQNYLKIAWRNILRNKGYATINIIGLAIGLACCLLVVIYIQNELSYDRYHVNKDRIYRVIHDHKEVGSTEQHQVWGNAPIGAALKSDFPEIEKVVQFSGQVSILFKQGENTFQEERVFFMDATAFDVFSWKVLMGDVTSALEKAYSVVLTESTARKYFGNQNPIGKTIEGGLAAGRAEAGLYTVTAVIADVPTNSHFTFDALLSMSTFRKARPSVFEQEGWGYVDFYTYFLASKQFDIARFQHKIPDFLKRHHITDGKYNFHIEPFLAAYMHSPADRQPGILGNYQNLYIFAIIGGFILLIACVNFMNLATSRSMERAKEVGIRKTIGANKSDLIVQFMSESLALVFIGALLAIILVIISLPFMEAFSGKYFTYTALLNSNTWAIFVLVTILTGILAACYPALILANLKPIKVLKGTFSNAKGGIFLRRGLVVFQFFLSISLIAGTVIVFSQLNQLQQQDLGFQKAQRLVIDYNFDQNVSNNLEAIKTTLSKDRDVLSVTASRTVPGTFFPNAGTEIMSTDGKMTLFAPSLFEVDIDFIPNMGIKMAAGRPYSRDFPADTAHSLVINESAARLWGYSNPQDIIGKQFRQWGKEGTVIGVVKDFNYLSLHRKIDPLALRLEPNSSRYLTINIQNMNHPETITRIAKLWAELVPTRPFLYSFLDDNFNRQYEADYNFRRLFAAFSGLALFIACLGLLGLVTYTAQQRTKEIGVRKVLGASVYNLVMLLSSDFIKLLIVSLCIATPISWITMNKWLDNFAYHIAPKWWMFVFAGIVVICIALITVSFQTFKAAKANPVDSLRNE; from the coding sequence ATGATACAGAATTACTTAAAAATCGCTTGGCGTAACATCTTAAGGAATAAGGGATATGCCACAATAAATATCATCGGCTTGGCTATAGGCTTAGCCTGTTGTCTATTAGTCGTTATTTATATTCAGAACGAACTTTCTTACGACCGATATCATGTAAATAAAGACCGTATTTACAGAGTAATACACGATCATAAAGAAGTGGGTAGTACAGAGCAACATCAAGTGTGGGGAAATGCTCCCATTGGTGCAGCCCTAAAATCCGACTTTCCCGAAATCGAAAAGGTCGTTCAGTTTTCCGGCCAAGTATCTATCCTTTTTAAACAAGGTGAAAATACGTTTCAAGAGGAACGCGTGTTCTTCATGGACGCTACCGCCTTCGATGTATTCAGCTGGAAAGTATTGATGGGCGACGTTACCTCTGCTTTAGAAAAAGCATATTCAGTAGTTCTCACAGAAAGTACCGCAAGAAAATACTTTGGTAATCAAAATCCAATCGGCAAAACAATTGAAGGTGGATTAGCAGCCGGTCGAGCAGAGGCCGGTCTTTATACGGTCACGGCGGTGATAGCAGACGTGCCTACGAATTCACACTTCACCTTCGATGCTTTATTATCCATGAGTACCTTTAGAAAAGCTCGGCCTAGTGTTTTTGAACAGGAAGGTTGGGGTTACGTAGATTTTTACACCTATTTTTTAGCATCAAAACAGTTTGATATCGCCCGATTCCAACATAAAATTCCAGATTTCCTAAAGCGCCATCATATAACAGATGGGAAATATAACTTCCATATCGAACCCTTTCTTGCAGCATATATGCACTCTCCTGCCGATAGGCAACCCGGTATCCTTGGAAACTATCAAAATCTATATATATTCGCTATTATCGGTGGATTTATCTTACTGATTGCTTGTGTGAATTTCATGAATCTTGCCACTTCAAGATCAATGGAACGAGCTAAGGAAGTGGGTATTAGAAAAACCATTGGCGCTAATAAAAGTGACCTTATTGTACAATTTATGTCAGAGTCACTGGCACTGGTTTTTATAGGTGCACTGTTAGCTATTATCCTGGTCATTATTTCCCTCCCTTTTATGGAAGCATTCTCTGGAAAATATTTCACATACACAGCATTACTCAATAGCAATACTTGGGCTATTTTCGTTCTTGTCACAATTCTGACAGGGATTTTGGCAGCTTGTTATCCGGCATTGATATTGGCCAATTTAAAACCCATAAAGGTATTAAAAGGTACTTTCAGCAATGCCAAGGGGGGAATATTTTTGCGTAGAGGACTGGTCGTTTTTCAATTTTTTCTTTCCATCTCCCTTATTGCGGGAACAGTTATTGTCTTTTCACAATTGAATCAATTGCAGCAGCAGGATCTTGGATTTCAAAAGGCACAGCGGCTTGTCATCGACTATAATTTCGATCAAAACGTCAGCAATAACTTAGAGGCCATCAAAACAACTCTCTCAAAAGACAGAGATGTATTATCAGTGACAGCATCACGTACTGTACCAGGAACATTTTTCCCAAATGCAGGTACAGAAATCATGTCTACCGACGGGAAAATGACCTTGTTCGCGCCTTCTCTTTTTGAAGTAGATATAGATTTTATTCCCAATATGGGAATAAAAATGGCAGCGGGCAGACCTTACTCAAGAGATTTTCCAGCAGACACCGCGCATTCACTTGTTATTAATGAATCTGCTGCACGATTATGGGGGTACTCAAATCCGCAAGATATCATTGGAAAACAGTTCAGACAATGGGGTAAAGAAGGGACAGTAATAGGTGTCGTGAAAGATTTCAATTACCTTTCTTTGCACCGCAAAATTGACCCCTTAGCTTTACGACTAGAACCCAATAGCAGTCGCTACTTAACTATCAATATCCAAAACATGAATCATCCCGAGACTATTACACGAATAGCTAAACTCTGGGCCGAGCTCGTCCCTACCCGCCCTTTTCTATACAGCTTTCTAGATGATAATTTTAATCGACAATATGAGGCTGATTACAATTTCAGAAGACTTTTTGCTGCATTTTCAGGTCTTGCCTTATTCATAGCCTGTCTCGGCTTATTAGGACTTGTAACATATACTGCACAACAGCGCACAAAAGAAATCGGTGTCCGTAAAGTACTGGGCGCATCTGTCTACAATTTGGTCATGCTTCTTTCCTCAGACTTTATTAAGCTGCTGATTGTTTCACTATGCATTGCAACTCCCATATCTTGGATTACCATGAACAAGTGGCTGGACAATTTTGCGTATCACATTGCCCCAAAATGGTGGATGTTCGTCTTTGCGGGAATTGTCGTTATCTGTATTGCATTGATCACCGTCAGTTTTCAGACATTTAAAGCGGCTAAAGCAAATCCGGTCGATAGCTTAAGAAATGAATGA
- a CDS encoding BamA/TamA family outer membrane protein: protein MLFFYSNSSAQQQNLVQKIKNKFLSSEKDSTRSASFMVLPAVGYAQESGFEYGIAGTYNFYVDKSDITNRTSSLILMGTLTTKSQKNIKLTSDIWTEENKYHILSEFRYRDWPFNFYGIGNDTWESDEDKIGQKLFRARIDVERKITKAYYAGLNISYEHFSFHDQEADGVYNQQPLIGKTGGQFLALGLSQLYDNRNVTTYTTRGYYARIRYAYAPDIWGEDNFHGNLFDIDVRGYHPISKSLTVAAQGIYRSTFGNRLPFYQYRDLGGDMMMRGYYLGRYKDRNYMAAQTELRYRFHPRFGITGFAGTGSTFSKEQDIRLIPSYGAGLRYFFSLEHSSTIRFDYSFGEKRQGEKRQSGFYLSISEAF from the coding sequence ATGTTATTTTTTTATTCAAATTCCTCGGCTCAGCAACAAAATCTCGTACAAAAAATCAAAAATAAATTCCTCTCGAGCGAAAAAGATTCCACCCGCTCGGCAAGTTTCATGGTGCTGCCCGCGGTAGGCTATGCCCAAGAATCGGGATTTGAGTATGGAATTGCAGGAACCTATAACTTTTATGTGGACAAATCGGATATCACAAATCGAACTTCTAGTCTCATCTTGATGGGGACATTAACCACAAAAAGTCAAAAAAACATCAAGCTAACAAGTGACATCTGGACAGAAGAAAACAAATACCACATCCTATCCGAATTCAGATACAGAGATTGGCCGTTCAACTTTTATGGCATTGGCAACGATACCTGGGAAAGCGACGAAGATAAAATCGGCCAGAAACTGTTCCGAGCCCGAATAGATGTCGAGCGAAAAATAACCAAAGCCTATTATGCCGGCCTGAACATCAGTTACGAACACTTTTCGTTTCATGACCAAGAAGCAGACGGCGTATATAATCAACAACCCTTGATTGGAAAGACAGGAGGACAATTTCTCGCATTGGGACTATCTCAACTTTATGACAACAGAAATGTAACCACATATACCACTAGAGGGTATTATGCTCGAATCCGATACGCTTATGCTCCTGACATCTGGGGTGAAGATAATTTCCATGGTAATCTATTCGATATAGACGTTCGGGGATACCATCCTATTTCAAAATCACTGACCGTGGCTGCCCAGGGAATCTACCGTTCAACCTTCGGAAATCGGTTACCTTTTTACCAATACAGAGACTTGGGGGGCGATATGATGATGAGAGGATACTATTTAGGAAGATATAAAGATCGAAATTATATGGCGGCACAAACCGAACTACGATACAGGTTTCATCCACGATTTGGGATAACAGGCTTTGCTGGCACGGGGAGTACCTTCTCTAAGGAGCAAGATATTCGATTGATTCCCAGCTATGGTGCAGGATTACGCTACTTCTTCAGCCTAGAGCACAGCAGTACCATTCGATTTGACTATTCTTTTGGCGAAAAGCGACAAGGAGAGAAAAGGCAATCAGGCTTTTATTTAAGCATTAGTGAGGCTTTCTAA
- a CDS encoding M23 family metallopeptidase, with protein MLKHKTSVLFVDTEGKDKRTLQIPTSILLNWRKYLLVATLLFALLGSVIAFFIYDYTSSYYSVLYKERLTRANQIRNAIDIDKAKKSFQSIDSSFKKINGYLKDRGLKELKLENAGGPLDVEITDINEIAALYEKDLFIMEKLIRDIPIGRPHPGPQTSNFGYRRNPFGGSAVENHQGVDFKGRVGSAVKSTAQGKVIFSGRKGGYGNCVIIKHRNGFQTLYGHLASIHVKQNDVVQLGQTIGGLGNTGRSTGPHLHYEVIKNGKRINPKDYINF; from the coding sequence ATGCTAAAACACAAGACTTCGGTGTTGTTTGTCGACACTGAGGGGAAAGATAAGCGTACGCTTCAGATACCCACATCCATCCTGTTGAATTGGAGGAAGTATCTTTTGGTCGCAACCCTATTATTTGCCCTTTTGGGGTCTGTTATTGCATTTTTTATCTATGACTATACCAGCAGTTATTATTCGGTCTTGTATAAGGAAAGACTGACACGGGCCAACCAGATCAGGAATGCAATTGACATTGATAAGGCCAAAAAATCTTTCCAATCGATAGACAGTAGCTTTAAAAAAATAAATGGCTATTTGAAAGATCGTGGATTGAAGGAACTAAAATTAGAAAACGCCGGGGGGCCATTGGATGTTGAAATTACAGATATCAATGAAATAGCAGCTCTTTATGAGAAGGACTTGTTCATAATGGAGAAACTGATTCGGGATATTCCAATAGGGAGGCCGCATCCGGGCCCTCAGACCTCTAATTTTGGATATCGTAGAAATCCATTTGGAGGTAGCGCCGTCGAAAATCATCAAGGGGTCGATTTTAAAGGGAGAGTAGGAAGTGCGGTGAAAAGTACCGCACAAGGCAAGGTCATCTTTTCCGGAAGAAAAGGGGGGTATGGCAATTGTGTCATTATCAAACATCGAAATGGTTTTCAAACACTATATGGGCACTTGGCTAGTATCCATGTCAAGCAGAATGATGTGGTGCAATTGGGACAAACGATAGGTGGACTGGGGAATACTGGACGTAGTACGGGGCCTCACCTTCATTATGAAGTTATCAAGAACGGCAAAAGAATCAATCCAAAAGACTATATTAATTTTTAA
- the secE gene encoding preprotein translocase subunit SecE translates to MAKVLDFFKDSYEEITQKVTWPTWSQLQSSAVVVLIASLIIALLIFVMDKSSSNVLELLYGITS, encoded by the coding sequence ATGGCGAAAGTACTCGATTTTTTTAAAGACTCTTATGAAGAGATCACGCAGAAAGTGACTTGGCCTACATGGTCGCAGTTGCAAAGTTCGGCAGTGGTTGTACTTATTGCTTCTCTTATCATTGCGCTTCTTATCTTTGTAATGGATAAGTCGTCAAGTAATGTGTTGGAGTTGTTATACGGGATTACTTCATAA
- a CDS encoding bactofilin family protein, translating to MFKKTNQAIKTSNLDKLPIDTVIAGGITIKGDIVGGGAIRIDGMVEGNIDLEKGVVLGEKAEVIGTIKSNAVIVYGKLIGNLNCDQLHLKSTGHIEGDLFVNALEVEMGGKYNGTLQMNSAVLLLDEIVASVEQPMSV from the coding sequence ATGTTTAAAAAGACTAATCAGGCTATTAAAACCTCTAATTTAGACAAGCTACCAATCGATACGGTGATTGCCGGTGGGATTACAATAAAGGGCGACATAGTTGGGGGGGGCGCGATTCGTATCGATGGAATGGTAGAAGGTAATATTGACCTCGAAAAAGGGGTTGTGTTGGGGGAGAAGGCGGAAGTGATAGGAACCATTAAAAGCAATGCGGTGATTGTATATGGGAAGTTGATTGGCAACCTGAATTGTGATCAACTCCATTTGAAGAGTACGGGACATATCGAAGGTGACCTATTTGTAAATGCGTTAGAAGTGGAGATGGGAGGAAAGTATAATGGGACTTTGCAAATGAATTCGGCAGTACTTCTATTGGATGAAATTGTTGCATCGGTAGAACAACCAATGTCCGTGTAA
- the rplK gene encoding 50S ribosomal protein L11: protein MAKEVSALVKLQVKGGAANPSPPVGPALGAKGVNIMDFCKQFNARTQDKPGKVLPVVITVYSDKSFDFIIKTPPVAIQLKEATGLKSGSGEPNRKKVASVTWDQVKTIAEDKMVDLNAFTVDAAMRMVAGTARSMGITVSGDAPWNN from the coding sequence ATGGCAAAAGAAGTCAGTGCGTTAGTAAAATTACAAGTTAAGGGCGGAGCTGCGAATCCTTCTCCTCCAGTAGGACCTGCATTAGGTGCTAAAGGGGTGAATATTATGGATTTCTGTAAGCAGTTCAACGCTCGTACGCAAGACAAACCAGGCAAAGTATTACCTGTTGTCATTACAGTTTACAGCGACAAGTCTTTTGATTTTATCATCAAAACTCCTCCGGTAGCAATTCAATTGAAAGAAGCTACTGGTCTAAAGAGTGGATCGGGTGAGCCTAACCGTAAAAAAGTAGCTTCTGTTACTTGGGATCAGGTGAAAACGATTGCAGAAGATAAAATGGTAGATTTAAATGCATTTACTGTAGATGCTGCTATGCGTATGGTAGCAGGGACAGCACGTAGTATGGGTATTACCGTTTCCGGTGATGCTCCTTGGAACAATTAA
- the nusG gene encoding transcription termination/antitermination protein NusG has product MADQSLKWYVVRAVSGKEKKVKQYIDAEISRLGIQHLVAQVLIPMEKYYQMRDGKKVAKERNYYPGYVLIEAALDGETEHIIKNINSVIGFLGDKAGNAIPLRTSEVNRILGKVDEMAEQGETINVPYYVGETVKVNDGPFNGFTGEIEEVHEDKKKLIVMVKVFGRKTPLELNYMQVEKE; this is encoded by the coding sequence ATGGCAGATCAAAGTTTAAAATGGTACGTGGTTCGTGCTGTAAGTGGTAAGGAAAAGAAAGTTAAGCAGTATATTGACGCTGAGATTAGTCGCCTAGGGATTCAACATTTGGTTGCTCAAGTGCTTATTCCTATGGAAAAATATTACCAAATGCGTGATGGTAAGAAAGTTGCTAAAGAACGTAACTATTATCCTGGTTATGTCCTTATAGAAGCGGCTTTGGATGGTGAGACTGAGCATATCATTAAGAATATCAACAGTGTGATTGGATTCTTGGGTGATAAAGCTGGAAATGCAATCCCATTGCGTACAAGTGAAGTCAATCGTATTTTGGGAAAAGTTGATGAGATGGCCGAACAAGGTGAGACCATTAATGTTCCTTATTACGTTGGGGAGACTGTAAAAGTGAATGATGGACCTTTCAATGGATTTACTGGAGAGATAGAAGAAGTTCACGAAGATAAGAAGAAGCTGATTGTAATGGTAAAGGTCTTCGGACGAAAGACACCATTGGAGTTGAACTACATGCAAGTAGAAAAAGAATAA
- a CDS encoding ABC transporter ATP-binding protein, with protein sequence MIRLKHIFRWYDTGGIRSFVLKDINLEIQQGEFVSIMGPSGSGKSTLLNVIGLLDEPNEGDYYFMNENVFSLKPKKRTELFQSNIGYIFQSYHLIDELTVYENIEAPLIYKNLSSKERKAIVGDMLDRFRMVGKKDLFPSQLSGGQQQIVGIARALVTAPKLLLADEPTGNLNSKQGEEIMELFKQLNEEGVTIVQVTHSETNAMYGKRIINLFDGQVK encoded by the coding sequence ATGATTAGATTAAAACATATTTTCAGATGGTACGACACTGGAGGAATACGTTCTTTTGTTCTTAAAGACATCAATTTAGAGATACAACAGGGCGAATTTGTTTCGATCATGGGACCTTCCGGCTCTGGCAAGTCGACCTTACTGAATGTCATTGGATTGCTGGATGAACCAAACGAAGGAGATTATTATTTTATGAACGAAAATGTCTTTTCCCTGAAACCAAAAAAAAGAACAGAACTGTTTCAGTCCAACATAGGGTATATCTTTCAATCGTACCATCTAATAGATGAGCTTACCGTATACGAAAACATCGAAGCACCACTCATCTATAAAAACCTATCAAGCAAAGAACGAAAAGCTATTGTAGGGGACATGCTCGATCGCTTCCGCATGGTAGGTAAGAAAGACCTCTTCCCGTCTCAACTATCCGGTGGACAGCAACAGATTGTAGGAATTGCCAGAGCGTTGGTGACTGCCCCAAAATTGTTATTGGCAGATGAGCCTACAGGAAATCTGAATTCGAAACAAGGAGAAGAAATTATGGAATTATTTAAGCAATTGAATGAGGAAGGGGTCACTATTGTTCAAGTAACACATTCCGAAACGAATGCCATGTATGGCAAAAGAATCATAAACTTATTCGACGGTCAAGTCAAATAA
- the rplJ gene encoding 50S ribosomal protein L10, translating to MRKEEKQEIVQALAEQIKSYGNFYIADTADLSVEKVNGIRRKCFESNIVIKVVKNSLIKKALIEAGVDSEEIVATLKGASTLMFSEIGNAPAKLIKQLRREGDKPLLKAAYIDSSAFVGDSQLNTLVNLKSKEELIADVIALLQSPAKNVISALQSGGNTISGLVKALEERG from the coding sequence ATGAGAAAAGAAGAAAAACAAGAAATTGTTCAAGCTTTGGCCGAGCAGATTAAATCATACGGTAATTTCTATATTGCTGATACTGCTGATTTATCTGTTGAAAAAGTGAATGGCATTCGTCGCAAATGTTTTGAGAGCAATATCGTGATTAAAGTAGTGAAAAACTCTTTAATTAAGAAGGCTTTAATCGAAGCAGGTGTAGATTCAGAGGAAATCGTTGCAACATTGAAAGGTGCTTCAACGTTAATGTTTTCTGAGATCGGTAACGCTCCTGCGAAATTAATTAAGCAGTTACGTAGAGAAGGTGATAAACCTCTTTTGAAAGCAGCTTATATCGATTCATCTGCGTTTGTAGGAGACAGTCAATTGAATACATTAGTGAACCTTAAATCTAAGGAAGAACTTATCGCTGATGTTATCGCATTGCTTCAATCTCCAGCTAAGAATGTTATCTCAGCTCTTCAGTCAGGCGGAAATACAATTTCGGGCTTAGTAAAAGCTTTAGAAGAAAGAGGCTAA